ACGAGCCCGACGCCGGCCTCAACCCGGCCCTGGCGCACGGCGCCCGCGCCACCGGGGCCGCCGCGGTGGCCGCGCTGTCCTCCGACCTGCCGGCCCTGCGGCCGGAGGAGCTGACCGCCGCTCTGGCCGCGGCGGAGGTGGCCGCCCGCTGCTTCGTGGCCGACGCGCAGGGCACCGGGACGACGCTGCTCACCGCGGTCGGCACTGACCTGTCCCCCGCGTTCGGGCCGGGGTCGGCGCGGCGGCACGCGGTCGGCGGCGCGGTCCGGCTGGACGGGCACTGGCCGGGTCTGGCCCGGGACGTCGACACGGCCGGTGACCTGCGCGCCGCCCTGGCGCTCGGCGTCGGGCCGCGGACCGCCGCCCTGCTCGGCGCGGCCGGGGACGCCGTCGGGTGACCTCGCGCCGGTCACCCGCCGGTCACCGGACTGCGGCACGATGAGCGGGTGGCCCCGACCCGACCCGCCGACCGCTACATCAACCGCGAGTTGTCGTGGCTGGACTTCAATGCCCGCGTGCTGGAGCTGGCGGAGGACGACTCCGTGCCGCTGCTGGAGCGGGTGAAGTTCCTGGCGATCTTCGCGGGCAACCTCGACGAGTTCTACATGGTCCGCATCGCCGGCCTCAAGCGCCGGCAGAGCACCGGGCTGACCGTCCGCTCACCCGACGGGCTGACCATCCGCGAGCAGCTCGCGCGGGTGAGCGAGCGGACCCGCGACCTGGTGCACCGGCACGCCGACGTGTTCACCAAGGACATCACCCCGCGGCTGGAGGAGGCCGGGATCCGGATCGTGCGCTGGCACGACCTGGGCGAGGCGGAGGTGCCGCGGCTGCGGGAGTACTTCCGCGACCAGGTGTTCCCGGTGCTCACGCCGCTGGCGGTCGACCCGGCGCACCCGTTCCCCTACATCAGCGGCCTGTCGCTGAACCTCGCCGTCCGGGTGCGCGACCCCGACACCGACGCCGCGCGCTTCGCCCGGCTCAAGGTGCCCAACAACGTGCCGCGGTTCGTGCCGGTGGCCGTCGACTCGACCGCGGCCTACCTGCCGCTGGAGGACCTCATCGCCGCGCACCTGCCGGCGCTGTTCCCCGGCCTGGACGTCATCGACCACCACCTGTTCCGGGTCACCCGCAACGCCGACCTGGAGGTCGAGGAGGACCGCGACGAGGACCTGCTGCAGGCCCTCGAGCGCGAGCTGGCCCGCCGCCGGTTCGGGCCGGCGGTGCGGCTGGAGGTCGCCGAGCCGATGCACCCGGAGGTCCTGCAGGTGCTGGTCTCGGAGCTGGAGGTGGACGCCTCCGACGTCGTCCACGTGCCCGGCCTGCTGGACCTCGCCGCACTCTGGGAGCTCTACGGGGTGGACCGCCCCGAGCTCAAGGACGAGCCGTTCGTGCCGGCCACCCACCCGCGCCTGTCCGAGGGCGAGACCCCGAAGAGCGTGTTCGCCACGCTGCGCGAGGGCGACGTGCTCGTCCACCACCCCTACCACTCGTTCGCGACCAGCGTGCAGCGCTTCATCGAGCAGGCCGCCGCCGACCCGGGCGTGCTGGCCATCAAGCAGACGCTGTACCGCACCTCGGGTGACTCCCCGATCGTCAACGCGCTCATCGACGCCGCGCAGGCCGGCAAGCAGGTCGTCGTCCTCGTGGAGATCAAGGCGCGCTTCGACGAGGAGGCCAACATCAGCTGGGCCCGGTCGCTGGAGCGGGCCGGGTGCCACGTCGTCTACGGCCTGGTGGGCCTGAAGACGCACTGCAAGACCGCGCTGGTGGTGCGCCGGGAGGGCGCGCTGATCCGCCGCTACTGCCACATCGGCACGGGCAACTACAACCCCAAGACCGCCCGGCTCTACGAGGACCTCGGCGTCCTCACGGCCGACCCGCGGGTGGGCGCGGACCTCACCGACCTGTTCAACACCCTGACCGGCTACTCCCGCCAGACGTCCTACCGCCGGCTGATGGTGGCCCCGCACGGGATCCGCACCGGGCTGCTGGAGAAGATCCGGCGGGAGGCCCGGAACGCCCGCGAGGGGCTGCCGGCCGGCATCCGGGTCAAGGTGAACTCCCTCGTCGACGAGGAGCTCATCGACGCCCTCTACGAGGCGGCGGCGGCCGGCGTCCCCGTGGAGCTGCTGATCCGCGGCATCTGCTCGCTGCGCCCCGGCGTCCCGGGCTTGTCGGACAACGTGCGGGTGCGCTCGATCGTGGGCCGTTTCCTGGAGCACTCGCGGGTGATCTGGTTCGCCGCCGGCGGGGACGGCGAGTGGTGGCTGGGCAGCTCGGACCTCATGCACCGCAACCTCGACCGCCGCGTCGAGGTGCTGCTCCGGGTCTGCGACGACGCCGCCGAGCGCCAGCTGCAGGAGACCTTCGACGGGGCGATGACCGAGGGCGTGCGCTGCTGGGAGCTGGGCAGCGACGGCGCCTGGACGCGCACCGGTGGGCGGGACTACCAGGCCGGGCTGATGGCCGCGGCGGTCGACCATGCCGGCTGAGCCGGGCCGCACGGTGCGCGCGGCCGGGGGCGCGCTGTGGCGCCCGGCGGCCGACGGCGGCATCGAGACGGCGGTGGTGCACCGCCCGCGCTACGACGACTGGTCGCTGCCCAAGGGCAAGCCGGAGCCGGGCGAGCACCCGCTGCAGACGGCGGTGCGCGAGGTGGAGGAGGAGACCGGGCTGCAGGTGGTGGTCGGCCGGCGCAGCGTGCGCACGCAGTACCAGGTGCCGGAGGGGCCCAAGCGGGTCGACTACTGGCTGATGCGGGTCGTCGGCGGGGGCTTCCGCGCCAACCGGGAGGTCGACGAGCTGCGCTGGCTGCCGGTCGACCGCGCCTGCGCGCTGGTCACCCACCCGCACGACCGCGCCGTGCTGGCCGACCTGGCGCGCACCGACGTCCCGCGGGAGCCCACCCTGCTGCTGGTCCGGCACGCCAGGGCCGGCAGCAGGGCGGACTGGGACGGCCCAGACGAGCTGCGGCCGCTGGAGCACCGCGGCCGGCAGCAGGCGCGGCGGCTGGCCGAGGTGCTGCCGCTGTTCGGGCCGACCGCCGTCCTCTCGGCCCGGCCCACCCGCTGCCGGGACACCGTGGCCCCGCTGGCGCAGCGGCTGGGGACGGTCGTCGGGGAGGCACCCGAGCTGGGCGAGGAGGAGTTCACCGCCGACCCGCGGGCCGGCCTGGCCACCGTCGAGCGCCTCCTGCGGCCGGTGGACGCCGGCGAGGGGCGGCCCGCGGTGACCGTCGTGTGCAGCCAGGGCGGGACCATCCCGTCGGTGCTGACCGAGCTCGGCGTGCGCTGGGACGGGGTGCCCGCGCGGGCGCACCCGC
This window of the Geodermatophilus sp. DSM 44513 genome carries:
- the cofC gene encoding 2-phospho-L-lactate guanylyltransferase, translated to MRRWSVVVPAKQLSLAKTRLRPLTAGTAGRPGAAHDRLVLALLGDTVAAALSSPAVAGVLVVTDDPAAAAEVRALGARTVPDEPDAGLNPALAHGARATGAAAVAALSSDLPALRPEELTAALAAAEVAARCFVADAQGTGTTLLTAVGTDLSPAFGPGSARRHAVGGAVRLDGHWPGLARDVDTAGDLRAALALGVGPRTAALLGAAGDAVG
- a CDS encoding RNA degradosome polyphosphate kinase, with product MAPTRPADRYINRELSWLDFNARVLELAEDDSVPLLERVKFLAIFAGNLDEFYMVRIAGLKRRQSTGLTVRSPDGLTIREQLARVSERTRDLVHRHADVFTKDITPRLEEAGIRIVRWHDLGEAEVPRLREYFRDQVFPVLTPLAVDPAHPFPYISGLSLNLAVRVRDPDTDAARFARLKVPNNVPRFVPVAVDSTAAYLPLEDLIAAHLPALFPGLDVIDHHLFRVTRNADLEVEEDRDEDLLQALERELARRRFGPAVRLEVAEPMHPEVLQVLVSELEVDASDVVHVPGLLDLAALWELYGVDRPELKDEPFVPATHPRLSEGETPKSVFATLREGDVLVHHPYHSFATSVQRFIEQAAADPGVLAIKQTLYRTSGDSPIVNALIDAAQAGKQVVVLVEIKARFDEEANISWARSLERAGCHVVYGLVGLKTHCKTALVVRREGALIRRYCHIGTGNYNPKTARLYEDLGVLTADPRVGADLTDLFNTLTGYSRQTSYRRLMVAPHGIRTGLLEKIRREARNAREGLPAGIRVKVNSLVDEELIDALYEAAAAGVPVELLIRGICSLRPGVPGLSDNVRVRSIVGRFLEHSRVIWFAAGGDGEWWLGSSDLMHRNLDRRVEVLLRVCDDAAERQLQETFDGAMTEGVRCWELGSDGAWTRTGGRDYQAGLMAAAVDHAG
- a CDS encoding NUDIX domain-containing protein; this translates as MPAEPGRTVRAAGGALWRPAADGGIETAVVHRPRYDDWSLPKGKPEPGEHPLQTAVREVEEETGLQVVVGRRSVRTQYQVPEGPKRVDYWLMRVVGGGFRANREVDELRWLPVDRACALVTHPHDRAVLADLARTDVPREPTLLLVRHARAGSRADWDGPDELRPLEHRGRQQARRLAEVLPLFGPTAVLSARPTRCRDTVAPLAQRLGTVVGEAPELGEEEFTADPRAGLATVERLLRPVDAGEGRPAVTVVCSQGGTIPSVLTELGVRWDGVPARAHPPAAKGSTWVLGGRPGALAADYHRDLWADPEDPAP